Proteins encoded within one genomic window of Bacillota bacterium:
- a CDS encoding ATP-dependent helicase translates to MHLDSDQSQAVYAPCGHILVIAPAGSGKTKVLTERVRRLIKGGAAPSSILCVTFTRKAAGELKERLGDIPGIGQAWIGTFHSICYRILREESSALGSLGYRNGFSIIDAAGAEAIMQEVLKGLSVEVRPEEALHAISLCCLTLKDDSHDEFLHKAASLYRRRLLGLNAMDFDDLLVNTLWLLQSNDEVRLRYAQRFHHMLIDEFQDLDPCQWEIVKFLTSVHGNLFAVGDPQQEIFGFKGGAVDIILEYMQDPGTRTYILRRNYRSTANIVAAANSLIKRGTTTVPIPQVPVRDWGDPIDLYVAPNDSDEAIYVAELIKDLLLKGIAPGEIAVLTRTRAQFTPICKELIRARVPYRFSESVRPAKAVKLMTIHASRGKEFSHVILPGLEEGIIPHFRAANEGDIEEERRLAYVAITRARDKLYLSYSMERALEGRSRCVEPSRFLKEIDERLLDIVNFREASAS, encoded by the coding sequence TTGCACTTGGATTCAGATCAATCGCAGGCTGTATACGCCCCTTGCGGGCATATCCTGGTGATAGCTCCGGCGGGAAGCGGCAAGACCAAGGTGCTTACAGAGAGGGTGCGCAGGCTCATCAAGGGAGGAGCCGCACCCTCATCAATCCTGTGTGTTACCTTCACCAGGAAGGCGGCGGGGGAATTGAAGGAGCGACTTGGTGATATCCCTGGAATTGGACAGGCGTGGATAGGGACCTTCCACAGCATATGCTACCGGATACTCAGGGAAGAATCATCTGCCCTGGGCTCTCTCGGCTACAGGAACGGGTTTAGCATTATAGATGCTGCCGGGGCAGAGGCCATCATGCAAGAGGTCCTCAAAGGCCTTAGTGTCGAGGTAAGGCCCGAGGAGGCCTTGCATGCCATATCTTTATGCTGTCTGACCCTGAAGGATGATTCCCACGACGAATTCTTACACAAGGCGGCCTCGCTTTACAGGCGGCGTCTCCTTGGATTAAACGCCATGGACTTCGATGACCTCCTTGTAAATACCCTCTGGCTCCTGCAGTCAAATGACGAGGTCAGGTTAAGGTACGCGCAGCGATTTCACCACATGCTCATAGACGAATTCCAGGACCTGGACCCATGCCAGTGGGAGATCGTAAAGTTCCTTACCTCAGTCCATGGTAACTTGTTTGCAGTAGGGGACCCACAGCAGGAGATATTCGGCTTTAAGGGCGGGGCAGTGGACATTATCCTTGAGTATATGCAGGACCCTGGCACCAGAACCTATATCCTCAGACGTAACTATAGGTCTACCGCCAACATCGTAGCTGCTGCAAACTCCCTGATAAAGCGCGGCACCACAACGGTGCCAATCCCGCAGGTACCGGTGAGGGACTGGGGTGATCCAATCGACCTATATGTAGCCCCAAATGACTCAGATGAGGCCATATACGTGGCAGAGCTCATCAAGGACCTTCTTCTAAAGGGAATAGCCCCAGGAGAAATAGCGGTGCTCACCAGGACCAGGGCCCAGTTTACCCCGATCTGCAAGGAGCTTATCCGGGCCCGAGTGCCATATAGGTTCTCGGAAAGTGTAAGGCCGGCCAAGGCTGTAAAGCTGATGACCATTCATGCGTCAAGGGGAAAGGAGTTCAGCCATGTGATCCTCCCGGGGCTTGAGGAGGGCATTATTCCCCACTTCAGGGCCGCAAATGAGGGCGATATAGAGGAGGAAAGGAGGCTTGCGTATGTGGCCATCACGAGGGCCAGGGATAAGCTCTATCTTTCATACTCCATGGAAAGGGCTCTTGAAGGCAGGTCAAGATGTGTGGAGCCTTCCAGGTTCTTGAAAGAGATCGATGAGAGACTCCTGGATATCGTCAACTTCCGTGAGGCAAGCGCATCATGA
- a CDS encoding flavodoxin produces MDHKILVAYASWTGSTGEVAEGIGQALRNGITQVDVLPARAVTDISPYRAVVLGTPVHAGRVHADVLAFLKVHHKALSEVPVAYFVVCLTMKDNTEANRRRATAYLNPLYRKAPQVRPVSVGLFAGALHYTQKISFPLRLILKAMKAPEGDYRNWDTIRAWATSIRPALLGS; encoded by the coding sequence ATGGATCATAAAATCCTGGTAGCATACGCCAGTTGGACTGGGTCCACAGGCGAGGTAGCGGAAGGCATAGGTCAAGCGTTGCGCAACGGGATCACGCAAGTAGACGTCCTTCCGGCTAGAGCCGTGACCGATATAAGCCCATATCGAGCTGTAGTATTGGGTACCCCCGTTCACGCAGGCAGGGTACATGCGGATGTACTAGCCTTCCTTAAAGTGCACCATAAGGCGTTGAGCGAGGTACCTGTAGCCTACTTTGTTGTCTGCTTGACGATGAAGGATAATACTGAGGCAAACCGCCGCAGGGCAACAGCTTATCTGAATCCGCTATACAGAAAAGCACCGCAGGTGCGGCCAGTTAGCGTTGGGCTTTTTGCAGGAGCTCTACACTACACACAAAAGATTTCTTTCCCGTTGCGGTTGATCCTCAAGGCAATGAAGGCTCCGGAGGGCGATTATCGTAATTGGGATACCATTCGTGCATGGGCTACCAGCATACGCCCGGCGTTGCTGGGATCATAG